Proteins encoded by one window of Actinocorallia herbida:
- a CDS encoding NADPH-dependent FMN reductase — protein MPETTGPGADAVLRTVVIVGSARGGRSGPSVAAWFTEHVGARTDLALDVIDVADLDLPAAMPGWDGLPEHPEETRGALAAVRARLAAAEAFVVVTPEYNHSFPAALKNLIDRFHGEWQAKPVGFVSYGGLSGGLRAVEQLRLVFAELHAVTVRDSVSLHGPWSGLGPDGLPKDAQICEGAAKGMADQLVWWGRALRTARAERPYGG, from the coding sequence ATGCCCGAGACCACCGGGCCAGGCGCGGACGCCGTGCTCCGCACCGTCGTCATCGTCGGCAGCGCCCGCGGCGGGCGCTCCGGCCCGTCCGTCGCCGCCTGGTTCACCGAGCACGTCGGCGCCCGCACCGACCTCGCCCTGGACGTCATCGACGTCGCCGACCTCGACCTGCCGGCCGCCATGCCCGGCTGGGACGGGCTGCCCGAGCACCCCGAGGAGACCCGCGGCGCGCTCGCCGCCGTCCGCGCCCGGCTGGCGGCCGCAGAGGCGTTCGTCGTGGTGACGCCCGAGTACAACCACAGCTTCCCGGCCGCGCTGAAGAACCTCATCGACAGGTTCCACGGCGAATGGCAGGCCAAGCCCGTCGGCTTCGTCTCCTACGGGGGCCTCAGCGGCGGGCTGCGCGCCGTGGAGCAGCTGCGCCTGGTCTTCGCCGAACTGCACGCGGTGACCGTGCGCGACTCCGTCAGTCTGCACGGTCCCTGGTCCGGGCTAGGCCCCGACGGTCTCCCGAAGGACGCCCAGATCTGCGAGGGCGCGGCCAAGGGCATGGCCGACCAGCTCGTCTGGTGGGGCCGCGCGCTGCGGACCGCCCGCGCCGAGCGGCCGTACGGTGGCTGA